A genomic region of Pogona vitticeps strain Pit_001003342236 chromosome 15, PviZW2.1, whole genome shotgun sequence contains the following coding sequences:
- the HCN3 gene encoding potassium/sodium hyperpolarization-activated cyclic nucleotide-gated channel 3: MEGSAPHHPRAPGPAKGTPLADGEPPGGPAGVLGKAPCAQGASQPPSRPGSSEGPPPPPPPPPPGPSVAEQIVAADLASAAAATAGPEDPGGTFVQRQLGAMLQPAVNKFSLRMFGSHKAVEIEQQRVKSAGFWIIHPYSDFRFYWDLIMLLLMVGNLIILPVGITFFKDENTPPWIVFNVLSDTFFLADLILNFRTGIVVEDNTEIILDPHTIKMKYLKSWFLVDFISSIPVDYIFLIVDLETQMDSEVYKTARALRIVRFTKILSLLRLLRLSRLIRYIHQWEEIFHMTYDLASAVVRIFNLIGMMLLLCHWDGCLQFLVPMLQDFPEDCWVSINHMVNDSWGKQYSHALFKAMSHMLCIGYGQQAPEGMTDVWLTMLSMIVGATCYAMFIGHATALIQSLDSSRRQYQEKYKQVEQYMSFHKLPGDTRQRIHEYYEHRYQGKMFDEENILGELSEPLKEEIINFNCRNLVANMPLFANADPNFVTAMLTKLRFEVFQPGDFIIREGTVGKKMFFIQHGVVSILTRGSKEMKLSDGSYFGEICLLTRGRRTASVRADTYCRLYSLSVDHFNEVLEEYPMMRRAFETVAMDRLDRIGKKNSILLRKRAEHSSSNLSNEIIQQIVKHDQDTAHNIQELPLVTAGRELSGKPVIWEPLVHAPLQTAAATTNVAIALTHHQNLAAHLFLPPSSISSPLSPDAVLVSRHPRRSQPSLAGSRPSSVSSPASGAPSHLQTPAAGSPWSPVGQPASPLDSAGVQRGSVGQAMPRPVPKGETRSGTGPPPLSKSRATSVSTLLLQQPGSTSSAPPGRTLHYSLSRASGSHISLFLQPQQLVKHRSAHGLSARGLTQDVRPLSASQPSLPHRLTQQADMGSSSHPARKSASNLTHRSTPSVPGLLAKPPAGTAGPPSSPQPVPLGSSHSMSGASTPQSPASTPRHAAPSRKGSVAFSPEVDAGKPKLTSNM; this comes from the exons ATGGAGGGCTCCGCGCCCCACCACCCGAGGGCCCCGGGCCCCGCCAAAGGGACCCCCTTGGCGGATGGCGAGCCCCCCGGGGGTCCAGCGGGGGTCTTGGGGAAAGCGCCGTGCGCCCAGGGCGCATCGCAGCCGCCCAGCCGGCCGGGTTCCTCCgaggggccgccgccgccgccgcctcctccgcctccggGCCCCAGCGTGGCCGAGCAGATCGTGGCCGCCGACCTGGCctcggccgccgccgccacggccGGCCCGGAGGATCCGGGGGGCACCTTCGTCCAGCGCCAGCTCGGTGCCATGCTCCAGCCGGCCGTCAACAAGTTCTCGCTCCGCATGTTCGGCAGCCACAAGGCGGTGGAGATCGAGCAGCAGCGGGTCAAGTCGGCCGGCTTCTGGATCATCCACCCCTACAGCGATTTCAG GTTTTACTGGGACTTGATCATGTTGCTTCTGATGGTGGGGAACCTGATCATCCTCCCAGTAGGCATCACATTTTTCAAGGACGAGAACACGCCGCCCTGGATTGTCTTCAACGTCCTCTCGGACACCTTCTTCCTGGCCGACCTCATTCTGAATTTCCGCACGGGCATCGTGGTGGAAGACAACACGGAGATCATCCTGGACCCGCACACCATCAAAATGAAGTATCTCAAGAGCTGGTTTCTGGTGGACTTCATTTCCTCCATCCCCGTAGATTACATCTTCCTCATCGTAGACCTGGAGACCCAGATGGACTCCGAAGTCTACAAAACGGCGCGGGCCTTGCGCATCGTCCGCTTCACCAAAATCCTCAGCCTCCTGCGTCTCCTGCGCCTCTCGCGGCTCATCCGTTATATCCACCAGTGGGAAGAG ATTTTCCATATGACCTATGACCTGGCAAGCGCCGTGGTCCGGATCTTCAACCTGATCGGGATGATGCTGCTACTCTGCCACTGGGACGGCTGTTTGCAGTTCCTGGTACCCATGCTGCAGGATTTCCCCGAAGACTGCTGGGTCTCCATCAACCATATGGTG AACGACTCGTGGGGCAAACAGTACTCGCACGCCTTGTTCAAAGCGATGAGCCACATGCTATGCATCGGCTACGGCCAGCAGGCTCCCGAGGGCATGACGGACGTCTGGCTGACCATGCTGAGCATGATCGTGGGTGCCACCTGCTACGCCATGTTCATCGGCCACGCCACCGCCCTCATCCAGTCCCTGGACTCCTCTCGGCGCCAGTACCAGGAGAAG TACAAACAAGTGGAACAGTATATGTCTTTCCATAAACTGCCGGGAGACACGCGTCAACGGATCCATGAATATTACGAGCATCGTTACCAGGGCAAGATGTTTGACGAGGAGAACATCCTGGGGGAGCTGAGTGAACCCCTCAAAGAG GAAATCATCAATTTCAATTGCCGCAACCTGGTGGCCAACATGCCCCTCTTCGCCAACGCCGACCCCAACTTTGTGACGGCCATGTTGACCAAGCTGCGCTTCGAGGTCTTCCAGCCGGGGGACTTTATCATCCGAGAAGGGACAGTGGGGAAGAAAATGTTCTTCATTCAACACGGGGTGGTCAGTATCCTCACCCGCGGATCGAAGGAGATGAAGCTCTCGGACGGGTCCTACTTTGGAG AGATCTGCCTCTTGACCCGCGGCCGGCGCACGGCCAGCGTGCGAGCCGACACCTACTGTCGCCTCTACTCACTCTCGGTCGACCATTTTAACGAAGTCTTGGAGGAATACCCCATGATGCGGCGAGCGTTCGAAACTGTGGCCATGGACCGTCTGGATCGCATCG GGAAGAAGAACTCCATCCTGCTGCGCAAGAGAGCGGAGCACAGCTCCAGCAACCTCAGCAACGAAATCATCCAGCAGATTGTGAAGCACGACCAGGACACGGCCCACAACATCCAGGAGCTGCCGCTGGTGACGGCCGGCCGGGAGCTGAGCGGCAAGCCCGTTATCTGGGAGCCCCTGGTCCATGCCCCCTTGCAGACGGCGGCCGCCACAACGAACGTGGCCATCGCCTTGACCCACCACCAGAACTTGGCCGCCCACCTTTTCCTGCCCCCTTCCTCCATCTCCAGCCCTCTCTCTCCAGATGCTGTCCTCGTGTCTCGCCACCCCCGGCGCTCCCAGCCCAGCCTGGCCGGCTCACGCCCTTCCTCGGTCAGCTCCCCGGCTTCCGGAGCCCCGTCGCACTTACAGACGCCGGCAGCCGGTTCCCCGTGGTCCCCCGTGGGCCAGCCGGCCTCGCCATTGGACAGCGCCGGAGTCCAAAGAGGCTCCGTGGGGCAAGCCATGCCTCGCCCCGTCCCAAAGGGTGAAACCAGATCAGGAACCGGCCCACCACCACTTTCCAAATCCCGGGCCACGTCGGTCTCCACATTACTCCTGCAACAGCCGGGGAGCACCTCGTCGGCTCCCCCGGGGCGAACTCTCCACTACAGCCTCTCTCGGGCGAGCGGCTcccacatttctctctttctgcagcCCCAGCAGCTGGTGAAACACCGCAGCGCCCACGGCCTTTCGGCCCGCGGCCTCACCCAGGACGTCCGGCCGCTTTCCGCCTCCCAGCCGTCGCTCCCCCACCGGCTGACCCAGCAGGCGGACATGGGCTCTTCGTCCCATCCGGCCCGGAAGTCAGCCAGCAACCTGACGCACCGCTCCACCCCGTCTGTCCCCGGGCTCTTAGCCAAACCGCCCGCGGGCACGGCTGGGCCCCCTTCTTCGCCCCAGCCGGTGCCTTTGGGTTCCAGCCATTCCATGAGCGGGGCCAGCACCCCCCAGTCCCCGGCTTCCACCCCTCGACACGCCGCCCCGTCCCGCAAAGGCTCCGTGGCTTTCAGCCCGGAGGTGGACGCCGGGAAACCGAAGCTCACGTCCAACATGTAA